One Halobacterium wangiae genomic window, CTGGTCGTAGTCGCGCCACTGCAGGTCCGAGTGTTCGCTCGACAGTTCCGCGTTCGCCTCGAAGGACTTCGCGATGAACAGGTGGACCGTCTTGTGGATGCGTTTGCCGTTGGCCTCGAACACATAGTCGTAGTCGTCACGGAACCCGTCGACGAGGCGGAAATCCTCGATGCCGGCTTCCTCCTGTACCTCTCGTATCGCCGTCTGCTGGAGCTCTTCGTCCCCCTCCACGCCGCCCTTCGGGAACTCCCAGTCCCCGGGCCGGCTCTTCAGGAGGAGGTATTCGCGCCGGTCCCGCGTGTCGCGGAACAGGATCGCTCCGGCGCTGGTCGCTTCGACCGTCATTGAGAGGACATATACAGCCGCCGGTTAAGAGAATGTCGGACCGTCCGGCCCAGAAACAGCCCGGGCGGCCAAACGCACGCTTTTTCACGGTGGACCGTCTCACTCTGTAGCAGTACCCAGCCATGACCTTCGTCACGAAACTATCCCTGAAGAGCGGGGACCGTGCGGCCCTCGACGGCGTCGTCTCCGACATCAAGGAGACCTGCCGTCGGAAGGGCGCCCAGATGAAAGGCCCGCACTCCGACGCGCCGGGCAAACTCACCGTCCCGCTGTACGCCCGACTCGACGGTGACGGCGACGAGTCGGCTGGTCGCTGGACGTACACCGTCTACCGCCGACGCATCGAACTGTACGGCCACGACGACCTGGCGCGGTCCATCATGGAACGGTCGTTCCCGGACAGCGTCCACGTGGAAGCGGAACTCGAACAGCAGAAGCCGATGGGATCCGCGTAACGCCGCTCTCGTACGCTCTCGAAGCTATCCTCCGACTCGCGCGCTCGAACGCCGAGCGGCGGGTGCGCTCAGAAGGCGCTCTCCCCGACCGTCTCGAGGTACTCCGCCTCGCCGACGTGCCTGTTCTCGTCGAACTCGGTCACGCGGAGCAGCACCCGCTTGTCCACCAGACTCACCGACTCGTCGGGCAGGTGGAGGACCGTGTCGCCGATGCGCGCGACGGGCGTCCCGTCCTTGTCGCCGGTGACGAACACCGACAGTTCCTCACCGACGTCGAACGACGGTCGGTTCGTCCGGAACGTCAGGCCCTCCGTGAACTTCTTGAAGCGACTCATAGGCGATCGACCTCCTCGGACTCGCGGTCGCTAGTGTACTCCAGCCCGAACCCTGTGAGCGCGGCGAGCAGGAACACCGCGACCAGGACCCAGCCGTGGAACACGTACGGCACGACGTCCGCCGGGTTCACGACCATCGACTGGGTGAACCACTCGTACTCGTCGGGGAGCCCCTGTAGCTGGGTGTAGCCGACGAGCACGCCGCCCGACCACGGGAAGATGTAGCCGAGCGCGGACGTGTTCGCGTCGAGGATGTTCGCGCGCCGGTAGCCGTTGATGTTGAACCGCTCGCCGACCCGGGCGATGTACGGCCCGATGGCGATCTCTGCGGCCGTGTTGATCGTGATCATTGCGTTGACGATTGCGGTCCCCAGCACCATCGAGGTTTCCGCGCGACGCACGCTGGTCGCGACCGACTCGAGCAGCCAGTCCTGGAGCGCCTCGAAGCCACCGCCGCGGATCATGACCTGTGCGGCCGCGACGATGAGCAACACCAGCACGATGAGCGGGAAGAAACCCGACGCACCGCTGTAGAGGCTCCCGCCGACCGCGGCACTGACGCCCTCCTGGGTGGTGTCGACGAGTTCGACGAACGGGAGCCAGGAGAGCGACTGGGCGATCTCGAGTCCCTCCGGCGCCTGGAAGACGACCATGTCGGCGACCGACGCCAGCCCGAAGACGACGTTGAAGACGAACGCCACGATGATGCCCCAGGAGATGGCCTCGATGATGTGCCGTCCCGCGACGGCAGTCCCGATGACGACGAGCATCGAGACCAGGTGGAGGAGCCCCGCGGGCTCGCTCTCACCGACGAAGATCTGCTGGGCTTCGGCGGCGATGTCGATACCGGACATCAGACCACCCGCGACCACGTAGCCAGCGAAGGCGATGACGGCCGCCACGAGGGCGTACTTGAACCGCGAGGCGACGACACCCCCGATGTCGGAGTCCTGGGTGACCGCGCTCACGATGGTCGTGTCGCTGACCGGCGCGAGGTTGTCCCCGAAGACGGCCCCCGAGAGGATGGCGCCGAACAGCAACACCGGACTGGCGCCCAGCAGGACGCCGGCCGGGAAGAACAGCGTCGTGAACGCGACAGTCGTCCCGTAGCCGGTGCCGATGCCGGTCGCCAGCAACGCCGCGAGGATGAACGACGCTGCCGGGAACAGCGCGGCGCCGATGCCCGCTGCGTCGGCCGCCCAGACGAGTCCACCGACGAACCCACCGACCTGGATCGTCTCGGCGAACATCCCCGCCCAGAGCCACGCCACGACTGCGGTGGCCGCGACCCGACGGGTCATCCCCTCGAAGATTGTGTTCGCGTAGCCTTTCCACGACCCCTTGACGAAGAGCAGGCCGACGATGAGGCCCACGAGCATCCCCGCGACGAGACCGGTGGTGTCACCGATGCGGAGGATGCCGCTCTGGAAGATGGCCCACACCACGAAGAAGGCGAGTGGGAACGCACTCATCCACTTCCCGCCGTAGAAGTCGATGCGAGTACCCCTGTCCTCGCCCGTGGCCATCGCCTCGGCCTCTCCTACCTCTTCGTCGTACTCATCACCATTACTCATGCTAACACGATACAAAATCGAAAGGGTGTAATAAATAACTTGCCACCACAGACCACCCCTGACAGCTTTATAGTGGCTGGCGCTCCCTCTCCTGGTATGGCCAGTACGGAACTCGACCCGCTTCTCGCACTTCGACGTGACCTCCACAGACACCCCGAGCCGGCGTGGTGCGAGTTCTACACGACCGCGCGCGTCGTAGAGGAGTGCGACCGGATCGGCGTCGACGAACTGTACGTCGGTCCCGACGCGATCGACCCCACCGGCAGGATGGCCGTCCCGGACGAGGAGACGCTGGCCACCTGGCTGGACCAGGCGCGGGAGGACGGCGCCAGCGAGGCGGTCCTCGCTCAGCTAGCTGGCGGCTACACGGGCGCCGTCGCGGTGCTGGAACGCGGTGACGGGCCGACGGTGGGCCTGCGCGTGGACATCGACGCGCTGCACATCACGGAGTCCAGCGACGCGGACCACTACCCCGCGGGCGAGGAGTTCCGGTCGGAGCACGAGGGGTACATGCACGCCTGCGGGCACGACGGGCACGTCACGCTCGGCATCGGAGTGCTCGAGGCCGTCGCCGACAGCGACTTCTCGGGCACGCTGAAGCTGTTCTTCCAGCCGGCCGAGGAGCGCGTCGGCGGCGGGAGAGCGATGGCCGAGAGCGGCCACCTCGACGACGTCGACTACCTCTACGCCGTCCACCTCGGACTCGACCACCCTACCGGCGAGGTGGTTGCGGGCGTCGACGGCTTCCTCGCGGTGAGCCACCTCCTCGCGGAGTTCGAGGGCGAGTCCGCGCACGCGGGCGCCCACCCCGAGGAGGGTCGGAACGCGGTGCAGGCGATGGCGACAGCGATACAGAACCTCTACGCGATTCCCCGCCACGACGGCGGTGCGACCCGGGTGAACGCCGGTCGTGCGGGCGGCGGCACCGCGACGAACATCGTCCCGGAGGAGGCGTTCGTCGAGGGCGAGGTGCGCGGCGAGACGACCGAGTTGATGCACTACATGAAGGAGAAGGCCGAGCGCGTCCTCGAGTCCTCGGCGGACATGCACGAGTGCGAGGTCACGATCAACACCGAGGGCGAGGCGCCGAGTGCGACGAGCGACCAGGCGCTCGTGGACGTGTTCGCGGACGAGGCGAGCGCGCTCGACGACGTCGAGAACGTGCTGGAACGCGACGACCTCGGCGGGAGCGAGGACGCGACCTACCTGATGAAGCGGGTACAGGAACACGGCGGGCTGGCGTGTTACGTCTGCGTGGGGACCGACCACCCGGGCGGCCACCACACCTCGACGTTCGACGTGGACGAGGCGTCGCTCCCGCTCGGCATCGAGGCGCTCACGAACGCGATTCTGCGCGCTGCGACCGAGGAACCGCGTTCCTGAGTCACCCCTTTGTGGCTGGCTGCCGAACACGTCACCATGGACTCACAGGTCACACGGCGCGGGTTCCTCGCTGGCCTCGCTGGGGGCGCTGGTGTCGTCGGCGCCGGGTCTGTGACGGCACAGGAACAGACCGAGACCGTCGACATGACGGACTCGCTCGTGTTCGAGTCGGACTCCATCACGGTCGCTCCAGGCACGACCGTCGTCTGGGAGAACGTCGGGTCGATCGGTCACTCCGTCACCGCCTACGAGGACGAGATCCCCGAGGAAGCCGACTACTTCGCCTCGGGCGGGTTCGAGGCCGAGCAGACGGCTCGCCAGTCCTACCCCAGCGAGGGGGACGTCCCCGGCGGCGAGAGCTACGAACACACCGTCGAAGTCGAGGGGACCTACGAGTACTTCTGCATCCCGCACGAGTCGGTCGACATGGTGGCGACGATGGAGGTCACGAGCGACCCCGACCAGGGCGGCCCGACATCCATCCTCCCGAACAGCGCGCGCGACCTCGCCGTCGCGGGGCTCGCGGCGCTGGTCGCCGTCGTCGGACTCGGGTGGGCGATCCTCAAGTACGGCGGCGACTACGGTGAGGAGTAGCCGTCAGTACTTCGGGTCGGCGCCGGTGACCGCGTAGACGTCCTCCATGATGTCGTCTCGACGGGCCTGCCAGGTCGGCATCCGGTCGGGACTGGAGGGGTAGTCCTCGTAGTGGTCGATGAGGCGGTCGGCCTGCTGTTTCGTCCGGTAGAACTCCCAGATGTTCGACCAGTAGCCGAAGGACTTCAGCGCGGTGACGACCTTCAGGCGGAGACTGAACTCCGTGCTGCCGGCGTACAGCGCCTCCGCGAGTTTCTCCCCGGGGAGCGCGGCCAGCAGCCCCATCAGATCGTCGACGTCGACGGCCGTCGAGAGCACGTTGTACACGTCGAGGCCGGCGTAGCGCGCGCCGAAGTGGTCCATCACGCGCTCGTTGTACTCCCACAGCGCGGCCTCCGAGACGTCGCCGGATTCGAGCGCCTCGATGGCCTGCTCGCCGGCGTACTTCCCGGCGTACGCGGCGCCCGCGATGCCGCCGCCCGTGGTCGGGTTGACGTGGCCCGCGGCGTCGCCGACGGCCATGAACCCGGGCGCCGTCGCGGAGTCGTACGGTCGGCGCGTCGGGAGCGCGGCGCCGAGTTTGTCCTTCACCGTGGCGCCCTGGAACTCGGGACGACCGCGCAGGTCGCGTTTGAGGTCGTCGACGAGCTTCATCGGCTCCTCGTTCATCTGGAAGCCGAGGCCGGCGTTGATCTCGGTGTCTGTCCGCGGGAAGTACCAGAGGTAGCCAGCGGCGCGCTCGGTCGGCTTGAAGACGAGTGCGTCGTCCCACTCGACGGGTTCGGGGACCTCGACGATCTCGCGGTACGCCGAGCAGAACTGCGAGTAGGAGACGTTCGTGTCGAAGGTGGCGTCGTCGACGTCGACCTTGTCCTGCAGGACCGAGAGCGCGCCCGCGGCGTCGACGACGATGTCCGCCTCGAAGTCGACGACGTCACCGCGGTGTTTGCCCTTCACGCCGGTCACGCGGCCCGAGTCGTCCTGCACGACGTCTTGGACGACGACGTCGTAGTGGAAGTCGGCGCCCGCGTCGCTGGCGCCCTCGATGACGCAGCGACCGTACTCCCA contains:
- a CDS encoding bis(5'-nucleosyl)-tetraphosphatase; translation: MTVEATSAGAILFRDTRDRREYLLLKSRPGDWEFPKGGVEGDEELQQTAIREVQEEAGIEDFRLVDGFRDDYDYVFEANGKRIHKTVHLFIAKSFEANAELSSEHSDLQWRDYDQAINTITQDGPRDILRDAHDFLDEKVEA
- a CDS encoding uS10/mL48 family ribosomal protein, translating into MTFVTKLSLKSGDRAALDGVVSDIKETCRRKGAQMKGPHSDAPGKLTVPLYARLDGDGDESAGRWTYTVYRRRIELYGHDDLARSIMERSFPDSVHVEAELEQQKPMGSA
- a CDS encoding DUF7513 family protein translates to MSRFKKFTEGLTFRTNRPSFDVGEELSVFVTGDKDGTPVARIGDTVLHLPDESVSLVDKRVLLRVTEFDENRHVGEAEYLETVGESAF
- a CDS encoding Na+/H+ antiporter NhaC family protein, which translates into the protein MATGEDRGTRIDFYGGKWMSAFPLAFFVVWAIFQSGILRIGDTTGLVAGMLVGLIVGLLFVKGSWKGYANTIFEGMTRRVAATAVVAWLWAGMFAETIQVGGFVGGLVWAADAAGIGAALFPAASFILAALLATGIGTGYGTTVAFTTLFFPAGVLLGASPVLLFGAILSGAVFGDNLAPVSDTTIVSAVTQDSDIGGVVASRFKYALVAAVIAFAGYVVAGGLMSGIDIAAEAQQIFVGESEPAGLLHLVSMLVVIGTAVAGRHIIEAISWGIIVAFVFNVVFGLASVADMVVFQAPEGLEIAQSLSWLPFVELVDTTQEGVSAAVGGSLYSGASGFFPLIVLVLLIVAAAQVMIRGGGFEALQDWLLESVATSVRRAETSMVLGTAIVNAMITINTAAEIAIGPYIARVGERFNINGYRRANILDANTSALGYIFPWSGGVLVGYTQLQGLPDEYEWFTQSMVVNPADVVPYVFHGWVLVAVFLLAALTGFGLEYTSDRESEEVDRL
- a CDS encoding amidohydrolase, with product MASTELDPLLALRRDLHRHPEPAWCEFYTTARVVEECDRIGVDELYVGPDAIDPTGRMAVPDEETLATWLDQAREDGASEAVLAQLAGGYTGAVAVLERGDGPTVGLRVDIDALHITESSDADHYPAGEEFRSEHEGYMHACGHDGHVTLGIGVLEAVADSDFSGTLKLFFQPAEERVGGGRAMAESGHLDDVDYLYAVHLGLDHPTGEVVAGVDGFLAVSHLLAEFEGESAHAGAHPEEGRNAVQAMATAIQNLYAIPRHDGGATRVNAGRAGGGTATNIVPEEAFVEGEVRGETTELMHYMKEKAERVLESSADMHECEVTINTEGEAPSATSDQALVDVFADEASALDDVENVLERDDLGGSEDATYLMKRVQEHGGLACYVCVGTDHPGGHHTSTFDVDEASLPLGIEALTNAILRAATEEPRS
- a CDS encoding plastocyanin/azurin family copper-binding protein is translated as MDSQVTRRGFLAGLAGGAGVVGAGSVTAQEQTETVDMTDSLVFESDSITVAPGTTVVWENVGSIGHSVTAYEDEIPEEADYFASGGFEAEQTARQSYPSEGDVPGGESYEHTVEVEGTYEYFCIPHESVDMVATMEVTSDPDQGGPTSILPNSARDLAVAGLAALVAVVGLGWAILKYGGDYGEE
- a CDS encoding geranylgeranyl reductase family protein — protein: MTTYEYDVAVVGAGTSGCYTAATLAREGYDVAVVERKTEEEAGHIACGDALKGANAFPEAIPKERLEPAFTNTGVDHGRFEIPQEDTVLDIPVPGELAVIDRWEYGRCVIEGASDAGADFHYDVVVQDVVQDDSGRVTGVKGKHRGDVVDFEADIVVDAAGALSVLQDKVDVDDATFDTNVSYSQFCSAYREIVEVPEPVEWDDALVFKPTERAAGYLWYFPRTDTEINAGLGFQMNEEPMKLVDDLKRDLRGRPEFQGATVKDKLGAALPTRRPYDSATAPGFMAVGDAAGHVNPTTGGGIAGAAYAGKYAGEQAIEALESGDVSEAALWEYNERVMDHFGARYAGLDVYNVLSTAVDVDDLMGLLAALPGEKLAEALYAGSTEFSLRLKVVTALKSFGYWSNIWEFYRTKQQADRLIDHYEDYPSSPDRMPTWQARRDDIMEDVYAVTGADPKY